A window of Pirellula sp. SH-Sr6A contains these coding sequences:
- the dnaG gene encoding DNA primase yields MSFAIDNEVKDRVRLSVNIVDLISSYTELRRQGRGFVAACPFHDDRRPSLQINPERQTWKCWVCDIGGDVFSWVMKRENVGFPEALRMLADRVGIVLEEDKGKGNRDDKKRLYDAMAWAVQEFQQCLLHAPEGAAARQYLQDRGLSDESIRKFQLGFAPESWSWLIDRASSKGIGADLLEYVGLAARGERGSRYDRFRNRAIFPIRDVQSRPIAVGGRVLPGASADVAKYVNCSETRLYHKSHQLYGLDLARDSIVKAKQAIVMEGYTDVIMSVQHGIGNAVACCGTALGEHQIKLLRRYCDSVVLLLDGDEAGQRRTREILELFVTEQMDLRILTLPDGMDPCDFLLKRSGGELQELVKGAVDALEHKLRVVCQGFDPLLDTHRANTALEDVLETMSRVSKDSLLSNEALRLRHDQLIARLGRQFGIEPSEIRMRMESIRRSAAERAKQRQEFRQNFAKTSTPNERIIGERGASVSEQLAAPNSGKAIDSSGSRFENEAAVCRYSEMNAIECELFEVMVLYADLVPMAIERFPVANLSCHTAKTIFQTYLDLELAGHTLDFESVLSAVEDAGVKSVLVSVESKAAEKLSYSKLSPEERLHSLCERLSGQEDRAHRRQQISMLENKHIDDNTAIDLLAQIVQQARLKHGLVETDTP; encoded by the coding sequence GTGTCCTTCGCGATAGACAACGAAGTCAAAGACAGAGTTCGCCTATCGGTCAACATTGTTGACTTGATTAGCAGCTACACGGAGCTCCGTCGGCAGGGCCGCGGGTTTGTGGCGGCTTGTCCTTTCCACGACGATCGCCGCCCGAGTCTTCAGATCAATCCTGAGCGTCAGACTTGGAAGTGTTGGGTTTGCGACATCGGGGGGGACGTCTTCAGTTGGGTGATGAAGCGGGAGAATGTCGGTTTTCCCGAAGCCCTACGTATGCTAGCCGACCGCGTTGGTATCGTGCTGGAAGAGGACAAAGGGAAAGGAAACCGAGACGACAAGAAGCGTTTGTATGACGCGATGGCTTGGGCGGTCCAAGAATTCCAGCAGTGCTTGTTGCACGCCCCCGAAGGGGCAGCGGCCCGCCAGTATCTACAAGACCGGGGATTGTCTGACGAGAGTATTCGCAAGTTTCAACTGGGATTTGCACCGGAGAGCTGGTCCTGGTTGATCGATCGGGCGAGCAGCAAAGGGATTGGAGCCGATTTGCTCGAGTATGTGGGATTGGCGGCACGAGGGGAGCGAGGTTCCCGTTACGATCGATTCCGCAATCGAGCGATATTTCCGATTCGCGATGTTCAGTCCCGTCCGATCGCCGTAGGGGGGCGCGTGCTCCCTGGGGCAAGTGCAGATGTCGCCAAGTATGTGAACTGCAGCGAGACGCGGCTCTATCACAAGAGCCATCAATTGTACGGCCTCGATTTGGCTCGCGACTCCATCGTGAAAGCGAAGCAAGCGATTGTGATGGAAGGCTACACCGACGTCATCATGTCGGTGCAGCACGGCATCGGCAATGCAGTCGCCTGCTGTGGTACGGCGCTCGGCGAGCATCAGATCAAGCTGCTGCGACGCTATTGCGATTCGGTGGTATTGCTGTTGGACGGAGACGAAGCCGGGCAGCGCAGAACGCGCGAGATCCTTGAACTCTTTGTCACCGAGCAAATGGATTTGCGGATCTTAACTTTGCCAGATGGAATGGACCCCTGCGACTTCCTGCTGAAGCGATCGGGCGGCGAGTTGCAGGAACTGGTCAAAGGTGCCGTCGACGCGCTCGAACACAAATTGCGGGTCGTTTGCCAGGGATTCGATCCATTGCTCGACACGCACCGGGCCAATACCGCCTTGGAAGATGTCTTGGAAACCATGTCGCGGGTTAGCAAGGATTCCTTGCTTTCAAATGAAGCACTGCGTCTTCGGCACGATCAGCTAATTGCACGATTGGGACGCCAGTTTGGTATCGAGCCGTCTGAGATTCGCATGCGGATGGAGTCCATCCGGCGAAGTGCAGCCGAGCGAGCCAAGCAGCGGCAGGAGTTTCGCCAAAACTTTGCCAAGACCTCTACACCGAACGAACGGATCATCGGAGAGCGAGGCGCGAGTGTTTCCGAACAACTCGCTGCGCCAAACAGTGGAAAGGCGATCGATAGCAGCGGCTCGCGTTTCGAAAACGAGGCCGCCGTATGCCGTTATTCGGAGATGAATGCTATCGAATGCGAGTTGTTCGAGGTGATGGTTTTGTACGCCGATTTGGTACCCATGGCCATCGAACGATTCCCCGTCGCGAACTTGAGCTGTCATACAGCAAAAACGATATTTCAAACCTATTTAGACTTGGAACTCGCCGGACACACGTTAGACTTTGAAAGTGTTCTCTCGGCAGTCGAAGACGCAGGAGTCAAAAGCGTCTTGGTCAGCGTCGAATCGAAGGCAGCTGAAAAGTTGTCTTATTCGAAGTTGAGTCCCGAGGAACGGCTCCACTCGCTTTGCGAACGATTGAGCGGTCAAGAGGATCGAGCTCATCGCCGTCAGCAGATAAGCATGTTGGAGAACAAACACATCGACGACAATACCGCAATCGATCTTCTTGCACAAATCGTGCAACAAGCTCGATTGAAGCATGGGTTGGTCGAGACAGATACCCCGTAA
- a CDS encoding sigma-70 family RNA polymerase sigma factor, with amino-acid sequence MEVQAFDLQQLLDLGRTQGFLTYDQVNNYLPDEANSADKLDQLLFALERAGVEIVDDVESAVAKSAADKVTDGPGAPTGHEPSPRLTNDPIRLYLSQMCEIPLLTREQEISLAKKIEITRRKFRRAVLGNDFALRHTVEILRKVADGALPFDRTIKVSLTERLTKEQISARMPHNLRTLDALIDENRHDFQTIVRRSTSEEEKGTARRQYQRRRLKSLVLVEELSLRSRRVIPLMRQLEQYSQRMDFLQNRIQFLRSTGSNPMELSRFVSELRHLIMTTQESPRSLRTRCEEFRRNFKEYENVKRQLSSGNLRLVVSIAKKYRNRGLSFLDLIQEGNTGLMRAVDKYEYRRGFKFSTYATWWIRQAITRAISDQARTIRIPVHMIDVLSKLRNIQKQLTQELRREPTMLEISEVAQLAVEEVQRVLDIGRSPISLDRPVGEGEDNAFGEFLEDPASDNPVRNASNGVLRDRIDSLLKTLTYREREIIRLRYGLTDGYSYTLEEVGRIFKVTRERVRQIEAKAVAKLQNPVRAKMLEGFLKQVA; translated from the coding sequence GTGGAAGTGCAAGCGTTTGATTTGCAGCAATTGTTGGATCTCGGTCGTACGCAAGGTTTCTTGACCTACGATCAAGTCAACAATTATCTCCCTGACGAAGCCAATAGTGCCGACAAATTGGATCAACTTCTCTTTGCTCTGGAGCGAGCAGGGGTAGAGATCGTCGACGACGTCGAATCTGCCGTCGCCAAGAGTGCCGCCGACAAGGTTACAGACGGCCCGGGTGCACCGACTGGTCACGAACCATCCCCGCGGTTGACCAACGATCCTATTCGACTTTATCTGAGCCAGATGTGCGAGATTCCTTTGCTCACCCGCGAGCAAGAGATTTCGTTAGCTAAGAAGATCGAAATCACACGTCGCAAGTTCCGACGCGCTGTTCTGGGAAATGACTTTGCACTTCGTCACACCGTCGAGATCCTCCGCAAGGTTGCCGACGGAGCCCTACCATTCGATCGAACCATCAAGGTTTCATTGACCGAACGGCTTACCAAGGAGCAGATCAGTGCGAGAATGCCCCACAATCTGAGAACTCTCGATGCGCTGATCGATGAGAATCGTCACGATTTCCAAACCATTGTACGCCGCAGCACCAGCGAAGAGGAAAAAGGGACAGCACGGCGGCAATACCAGAGACGCAGGCTCAAGTCTTTGGTGTTGGTAGAAGAGCTGTCGCTGCGATCACGCCGTGTGATTCCATTGATGCGTCAGTTGGAACAGTACTCGCAACGGATGGACTTTCTGCAGAACCGAATTCAGTTCCTTCGCAGTACCGGATCCAATCCGATGGAGCTCAGCCGGTTTGTTTCCGAGCTCCGGCACTTGATCATGACCACGCAGGAGAGCCCTCGTTCTTTACGAACGCGTTGTGAAGAGTTTCGCAGAAACTTCAAAGAGTATGAGAACGTCAAGCGGCAGCTCTCCAGCGGTAACCTCCGTCTGGTCGTATCGATCGCGAAGAAGTATCGCAATCGCGGGCTGAGCTTCTTGGATTTGATTCAAGAAGGCAACACAGGCTTGATGCGAGCCGTGGACAAGTACGAATACCGTCGCGGTTTCAAATTCTCTACCTATGCAACTTGGTGGATTCGCCAAGCCATCACGCGAGCGATTTCCGATCAAGCGCGAACGATTCGAATTCCCGTTCATATGATCGATGTGTTGAGCAAGCTCAGGAATATTCAAAAGCAACTCACGCAAGAGCTCCGACGCGAACCGACTATGTTGGAGATTTCCGAAGTCGCTCAATTGGCAGTAGAGGAAGTGCAACGCGTACTGGATATTGGACGCAGCCCTATCAGTTTGGACCGTCCGGTCGGTGAAGGGGAAGACAATGCGTTTGGCGAGTTTCTCGAAGATCCCGCCAGCGACAATCCGGTTCGCAATGCAAGCAACGGGGTTCTTCGCGATCGAATCGATTCGTTGCTGAAGACCCTCACGTATCGCGAACGCGAGATTATTCGACTTCGGTACGGCCTTACCGACGGATACTCCTACACCCTGGAAGAAGTCGGTCGCATTTTCAAAGTGACCCGGGAACGTGTTCGTCAGATCGAGGCCAAGGCGGTGGCTAAACTGCAAAACCCTGTGCGCGCCAAGATGCTGGAAGGTTTCTTGAAGCAAGTCGCTTGA
- a CDS encoding histone deacetylase → MKLFYTDHFELPLPDGHRFPMSKYRLLRDRVVSNPVHASDVLLVPNAVSRHQLGLAHCDSYIDRVLAGSLSEQEMKRIGFPWSEKMVERSLRSSGATLAAARAAMSEGLAVNMAGGTHHAMRDAGEGFCVFNDAAVTIRTLLDEQTIGSALVVDCDVHQGNGTAHIMGTDPNVFTFSIHGAKNFPLRKHPSSLDVDLPDGTTDQPYLDALESALHQCDAAGPFDLMIYLAGADPFENDRLGRLKLTKAGLSARDQMVLAFAKERKIPTAIAMAGGYAFDIHDIVDIHAQTIAIASQLSRS, encoded by the coding sequence GTGAAACTCTTCTACACGGACCACTTCGAACTCCCGCTTCCCGATGGGCATCGGTTTCCGATGTCCAAGTATCGATTGCTGCGAGATAGAGTCGTGTCGAATCCCGTCCACGCGTCCGATGTGCTCCTTGTCCCCAACGCCGTATCCCGGCATCAACTTGGGCTTGCCCACTGCGACTCCTACATCGATCGCGTTCTCGCCGGCAGTCTCAGCGAACAGGAAATGAAACGGATCGGATTCCCCTGGTCCGAGAAAATGGTAGAACGCTCTCTCCGAAGCAGCGGGGCCACACTGGCTGCCGCCCGCGCCGCGATGTCGGAGGGATTGGCGGTGAATATGGCGGGTGGTACGCACCATGCAATGCGCGACGCGGGCGAAGGGTTCTGCGTGTTCAACGATGCTGCCGTCACCATCCGAACGTTGCTTGACGAACAAACGATTGGAAGCGCTCTGGTTGTCGATTGCGATGTTCACCAAGGAAATGGCACTGCACACATCATGGGAACAGACCCAAATGTCTTCACCTTTTCGATCCACGGTGCGAAAAACTTTCCACTCCGCAAACACCCGAGCTCCCTGGATGTCGATCTCCCCGATGGCACCACCGATCAGCCGTATCTCGACGCCCTCGAATCGGCTCTCCACCAATGCGACGCCGCTGGCCCTTTCGATCTCATGATCTACCTCGCAGGTGCGGATCCTTTTGAAAACGATCGACTCGGAAGACTCAAATTGACCAAAGCGGGACTATCCGCGCGCGACCAAATGGTCCTCGCATTTGCCAAAGAACGCAAAATACCAACTGCGATTGCAATGGCGGGGGGGTATGCTTTCGACATCCACGACATTGTCGATATCCACGCTCAGACCATCGCGATCGCATCGCAACTGTCTCGATCCTAG
- a CDS encoding 6-pyruvoyl trahydropterin synthase family protein encodes MSLTIMRRIKFCAGHRLFKHGGKCEHFHGHNYVADFFVTGESQDSVGRVMDFSHLKSKCKGWLDEHWDHSFLVYEKDQNAIEALQMVKPSRLFLMPYNPTAENMARYLLEEVCPQLLADVGAIATRVRIWETDESFAEAAIDTRGDLVISSFDADSTDR; translated from the coding sequence ATGAGCCTCACCATCATGCGTCGGATCAAGTTCTGTGCCGGCCACCGCCTTTTCAAGCATGGTGGAAAGTGCGAGCACTTCCACGGCCACAACTACGTCGCGGATTTTTTTGTCACCGGGGAATCCCAAGACTCCGTTGGACGAGTCATGGACTTCTCCCACCTCAAATCCAAATGCAAAGGATGGCTCGACGAGCACTGGGACCACAGCTTTCTGGTTTACGAGAAAGACCAAAACGCCATCGAAGCACTCCAAATGGTCAAGCCATCGCGATTGTTCTTGATGCCCTATAACCCCACTGCCGAGAACATGGCCAGATACCTGCTCGAGGAAGTCTGCCCTCAACTGCTTGCCGACGTCGGAGCCATAGCGACGCGAGTCCGCATCTGGGAAACGGACGAGTCGTTCGCAGAAGCCGCGATCGATACCCGCGGCGATCTGGTGATCTCCTCCTTCGACGCCGATTCGACCGACCGCTAA
- a CDS encoding nucleotide pyrophosphohydrolase: protein MEPKPQFDSSPIEAPFAEEDSSQVTLQDLQQRVDTWIRTIGVRYFSEMTNLAVLMEEVGELARLIARTYGDQSFKKSDLERDLADEMADILFVLVCLANQTNVDLTQAILKNLDKKTNRDADRHKSNPKLSSGG, encoded by the coding sequence CTCAATTCGACTCCTCCCCAATCGAAGCCCCATTCGCCGAAGAAGATTCTTCACAGGTTACATTGCAGGACCTGCAGCAGCGCGTCGATACGTGGATCCGTACCATCGGTGTCCGCTATTTCAGCGAAATGACCAATTTGGCAGTCCTCATGGAAGAGGTGGGCGAACTCGCGCGGTTGATCGCCCGAACCTATGGCGATCAGAGCTTCAAGAAGTCCGATCTCGAGCGCGACCTCGCAGATGAAATGGCCGACATTCTCTTCGTTTTGGTCTGCTTGGCAAACCAAACGAATGTCGACCTCACCCAAGCCATCCTGAAGAACTTGGACAAGAAAACCAACCGAGACGCCGACCGCCACAAATCGAACCCAAAGCTTTCCAGCGGCGGATAA